In Perca flavescens isolate YP-PL-M2 chromosome 7, PFLA_1.0, whole genome shotgun sequence, the following proteins share a genomic window:
- the LOC114559231 gene encoding zinc finger protein 709-like, whose amino-acid sequence MALRVAVPLSQTPSYRSEMIVWLRPCRGGHFDWCLLEKRRGGEGPKRHHCQHCDKSFTTSGYLKIHQRVHTGENLHNCDQCGAVFTQHSDLNRHKRIHTGEKLYSCDKCGAAFTRQGSLKIHQRIHTGEKL is encoded by the exons ATGGCGCTTCGGGTGGCAGTCCCTCTGTCTCAGACTCCCTCCTATCGGAGCGAGATGATTGTGTGGCTGCGGCCTTGTCGTGGAGGTCATTTTGACTGGTGTCTTttagag aaacggagaggaggagagggacccaAACGTCACCACTGTCAGCACTGTGACAAATCCTTCACAACATCTGGATATTTAAAGATTCATCAGAGAGTACACACTGGAGAGAATCTACACaactgtgatcaatgtggggcagttTTCACACAACACAGTGACCTAAATAGACAtaaacgcattcacactggagagaagctgTACAGCTGTGAcaaatgtggggcagctttcacacgACAAGGTAGCCTAAAAatacatcaacgcattcacactggagagaagctgtga
- the LOC114559226 gene encoding uncharacterized protein LOC114559226, giving the protein MFGLQTEKQSTTKSSPFYMMFGREARYPSQIPEEYLVDSSVESAVENDSPTEDIINISDALQAARHTTATSHIKNQKTTKSNFKVGDKVWRLNVRSQQRKGGKLEPDFLGPFKVIALQDKSADLESEGGRVFPKINTDHLKIHIDEKERIPHKILNSTGITSISASIPASTPTPASSSTPTSTPTSDSTTIPASTPASTLSYTVSATTDKCVMDAWKGKNPYILLSKVGPYKQFYADIARTAPNMQLESEVQGVYIGDSCSYICRKQIIFDTVCHFISGY; this is encoded by the exons ATGTTTGGTCTACAGACCGAAAAACAGTCAACCACCAAATCTTCGCCATTCTATATGATGTTTGGCAGGGAAGCCAGATACCCGTCCCAGATCCCTGAGGAGTACTTG gtGGACAGCAGTGTGGAGAGTGCTGTGGAGAATGACAGCCCGACAGAGGACATTATTAATATTAGTGATGCCCTGCAGGCTGCTCGACACACCACTGCCACAAGCCACATCAAAAACCAAAAGACCACAAAATCAAATTTCAAGGTGGGTGACAAAGTGTGGCGGTTGAATGTGAGAAGCCAGCAGCGAAAGGGAGGAAAGTTGGAGCCTGACTTCTTGGGGCCTTTCAAAGTCATAGCTCTACAGGACAAGAGTGCTGATCTGGAAAGTGAGGGAGGTCGTGTTTTTCCTAAAATCAACACCGACCACCTGAAAATACACATTGACGAAAAGGAAAGAATACCACATAAGATCCTCAACTCCACAGGGATAACCTCAATCTCTGCCTCGATCCCTGCCTCCACTCCCACCCCTGCTTCATCCTCCACCCCTACTTCCACCCCCACCTCTGACTCCACAACCATCCCTGCCTCCACTCCTGCTTCAACCTTGAGCTACACTGTATCAGCTACCACTGATAAAT GTGTGATGGATGCATGGAAAGGAAAGAATCCATACATTCTTCTTTCCAAAGTTGGGCCCTACAAACAGTTTTATGCAGATATAGCAAGAACAGCCCCAAATATGCAGTTGGAGAGTGAGGTACAAGGTGTTTACATAGGGGATTCATGCAGTTATATATGCAGAAAACAGATCATATTTGATACTGTATGTCATTTCATCTCCGGTTATTAA